One Luteolibacter flavescens genomic region harbors:
- the ahcY gene encoding adenosylhomocysteinase, which yields MSTTFTDYKVADISLAEFGRKEIEIAEHEMPGLMATRAKYGPEKPLQGVRIMGSLHMTIQTAVLIETLVELGAEVRWVSCNIFSTQDHAAAAIAAAGIPVFAWKGETLEEYWWCTWEALVNPAGLGPELIVDDGGDATLLIHKGYELENGSDWVNTPSGSLEEKVIKDLLKKIHAEQPGIFAKIVKDWKGVSEETTTGVHRLYQMAKAGTLLVPAINVNDSVTKSKFDNLYGCRESLVDGIKRATDVMISGKVGVVCGYGDVGKGCAQALRGQGAQVVVTEVDPICALQAAMEGFRVLTVEDTLGWGDIYVTTTGNFDIIRLEHMEKMKDQAIVCNIGHFDNEIQIDKLNNAPGVVQKNIKPQVDKYTFPTGNSIYMLAEGRLVNLGCATGHPSFVMSNSFTNQTLAQIDLWKNKDTYKAGEVKVLDKKLDEEVARLHLAKVGAKLTVLTKEQADYISVPVEGPYKADHYRY from the coding sequence ATGTCCACTACTTTCACCGACTACAAGGTCGCCGACATCTCCCTCGCGGAGTTTGGTCGCAAGGAAATTGAAATCGCCGAGCACGAGATGCCCGGCCTCATGGCGACCCGTGCCAAGTATGGCCCGGAGAAGCCGCTGCAGGGCGTCCGCATCATGGGCTCGCTGCACATGACCATCCAGACCGCGGTGCTCATCGAGACGCTGGTCGAGCTCGGTGCCGAAGTGCGCTGGGTTTCCTGCAACATCTTCTCCACCCAGGACCACGCCGCCGCGGCGATCGCCGCTGCCGGTATCCCGGTCTTCGCCTGGAAGGGCGAGACGCTTGAGGAGTATTGGTGGTGCACTTGGGAAGCTCTCGTCAATCCGGCTGGCCTCGGCCCGGAACTCATCGTCGATGACGGTGGCGACGCGACCCTTCTCATCCACAAGGGCTACGAGCTCGAGAACGGCTCCGATTGGGTCAATACCCCATCCGGCTCGCTCGAAGAAAAGGTCATCAAGGACCTCCTCAAGAAGATCCACGCCGAGCAACCGGGCATCTTCGCGAAGATCGTGAAGGACTGGAAGGGTGTCTCCGAAGAGACCACCACCGGCGTCCATCGCCTCTATCAGATGGCAAAGGCCGGCACCCTGCTCGTGCCCGCCATCAACGTGAACGACTCCGTCACCAAGTCGAAGTTCGACAACCTCTACGGCTGCCGCGAGTCGCTGGTCGATGGCATCAAGCGCGCCACCGACGTGATGATCTCCGGCAAGGTCGGCGTAGTCTGCGGCTACGGTGACGTGGGCAAGGGCTGTGCCCAGGCCCTCCGCGGCCAAGGCGCACAGGTAGTCGTGACCGAAGTCGATCCGATCTGTGCCCTCCAGGCTGCGATGGAAGGCTTCCGTGTGCTGACCGTCGAGGACACCCTCGGCTGGGGAGACATCTACGTCACCACCACCGGCAACTTCGACATCATCCGCCTCGAGCACATGGAGAAGATGAAGGACCAGGCCATTGTTTGTAACATCGGCCACTTCGACAACGAGATCCAGATCGACAAGCTGAACAACGCCCCCGGCGTCGTTCAGAAGAACATCAAGCCACAGGTCGACAAGTACACCTTCCCGACCGGCAACAGCATCTACATGCTTGCTGAAGGCCGCCTCGTGAACCTCGGCTGCGCCACCGGCCACCCGAGCTTCGTGATGTCCAACAGCTTCACCAACCAGACGCTCGCCCAGATCGACCTCTGGAAGAACAAGGACACCTACAAGGCTGGCGAAGTGAAGGTGCTCGACAAGAAGCTCGACGAGGAAGTCGCCCGCCTCCACCTCGCCAAGGTGGGTGCCAAGCTGACCGTCCTCACCAAGGAGCAAGCCGACTACATCAGCGTCCCGGTCGAAGGCCCCTACAAGGCCGACCACTACCGCTACTGA
- a CDS encoding WD40 repeat domain-containing protein — MRDRKTTPLPVEWSAPLTVARESGLVAVTEKQGSLDVVLFGIDDLRGDLPLAGARSLARHSPWIGTASVVALSHDGKYLATLGGAMDAPFNVLEVSELATGESLARQVFGEPMTGLMFHPSEAMVALTGSDGMIRLFDFLKPAPQGPPTYDDDSAPAIRQPLDGNGVHSPGRRLLTRSALGGGAVFLLGHEGRATGVSFASDGSSLFTASVDGTVRIWDPAPPAPPLRLTNAHLYKNWLQPSASPDGSRVLYGSLDHAVWYWRDGAGFVCLAEGHMPLAVLPGGGLATMERESSDIILWEEDAESIRETGRISGAGYIQDFRELLRGLVTPDGTKIIGATPGQLFVVDLDTRRVKVSGDLTWQLGDSRIWGLALSPDGRHIAATAFAHQTKIYDIEDLTKEARTVGAFRLYDTSVVYHPDGSRLYCGNEDGRVRVFNTATWQEIPEEGWQAHHGAITAIAVSHDTLRIATAGDGTLKLWMAKTANRPAPIELLSFSTFYPAAWLHFGHDLQGKDNSLIHCQPFSSLEIWPFGSDEMPLPGPALPSHIRVHQAPR, encoded by the coding sequence GTGCGAGACCGGAAGACTACGCCGCTGCCGGTTGAATGGTCCGCTCCTTTGACCGTGGCCCGGGAAAGTGGTTTGGTCGCGGTGACGGAGAAGCAGGGCAGCTTGGATGTGGTGCTATTCGGCATCGATGACCTGCGGGGAGACTTGCCATTGGCCGGGGCAAGGTCTCTAGCACGTCATTCCCCGTGGATCGGTACAGCCAGTGTGGTCGCACTTTCGCACGATGGGAAATACCTCGCGACCTTGGGCGGAGCGATGGATGCTCCCTTCAATGTACTAGAGGTATCGGAGCTTGCGACTGGTGAGTCGCTCGCCCGCCAGGTTTTCGGCGAGCCGATGACCGGGCTGATGTTCCATCCCTCCGAGGCGATGGTGGCACTGACCGGCTCGGATGGCATGATCCGGCTTTTCGATTTTCTGAAGCCGGCACCGCAAGGACCTCCAACTTATGACGACGACAGCGCACCGGCGATCCGCCAGCCGCTCGATGGCAACGGAGTCCATAGTCCCGGACGCCGGCTGCTCACCCGCAGCGCGCTGGGGGGCGGTGCCGTGTTCCTGCTGGGCCACGAGGGCAGGGCCACCGGAGTCAGCTTTGCATCCGATGGCTCCAGCCTGTTTACCGCGTCGGTGGACGGTACAGTGCGGATCTGGGATCCCGCTCCGCCTGCGCCGCCCCTGCGCCTCACCAACGCCCATTTGTACAAGAACTGGCTGCAACCCTCCGCTTCGCCCGATGGCTCCCGGGTGCTATATGGCAGTCTTGACCATGCCGTCTGGTATTGGCGCGACGGCGCAGGATTTGTCTGCCTGGCAGAAGGTCACATGCCATTGGCCGTACTGCCCGGTGGAGGGCTGGCAACCATGGAGCGCGAGTCCAGCGACATAATCTTGTGGGAAGAAGATGCGGAGAGCATTCGCGAAACCGGGAGGATCTCCGGTGCGGGCTATATCCAGGATTTCCGGGAATTGCTGCGCGGTCTGGTGACGCCGGACGGGACGAAGATCATCGGAGCCACGCCCGGACAGCTCTTCGTGGTGGACCTTGATACCCGGCGTGTGAAGGTCTCCGGAGATCTGACATGGCAGTTGGGGGATTCGCGAATCTGGGGCCTCGCACTATCGCCCGATGGACGCCATATCGCCGCCACGGCCTTCGCACATCAGACGAAAATTTACGATATCGAGGATTTGACCAAGGAAGCCCGAACGGTCGGAGCCTTCCGCCTCTACGACACCTCGGTGGTCTATCATCCCGATGGCAGCCGTCTTTATTGTGGCAATGAGGATGGCCGTGTGCGGGTATTCAATACCGCAACTTGGCAGGAAATCCCGGAGGAAGGCTGGCAAGCACACCACGGAGCTATCACTGCGATCGCTGTCAGCCATGATACCCTGCGAATCGCCACCGCTGGAGATGGGACCTTGAAACTATGGATGGCAAAGACTGCAAACCGTCCAGCACCTATCGAGCTCCTCAGCTTCAGCACCTTCTACCCGGCGGCGTGGCTGCATTTCGGTCACGATCTCCAAGGCAAAGACAACTCCCTCATCCATTGCCAGCCTTTCAGTTCGCTGGAAATCTGGCCCTTCGGCTCTGACGAAATGCCCCTTCCTGGCCCCGCCCTGCCCAGCCACATCAGGGTGCACCAAGCTCCTCGATAA
- a CDS encoding serine/threonine protein kinase, producing the protein MEKRPTMPCSACHSSLEEDGVCLACLFGEALEAGETTSVEPVGEHAFKRFVPLEAGTYGKFKLRCQIGSGGMGVIWQAEEIATRRVVALKMIRGFMFATEAERQRFQTETTAIAQLDHPHIVPIYEVGEIEEQPFFTMKLLGGGNLSQRLEAGTLPATEAALIMGKLARAVQHAHAHGVLHRDLKPGNVLFDLDGEPFVADFGLAKLEHAEQGLTLSSAQVGTPHYMSPEQARGDVRDITTASDVWALGVMLYRMLTGRLPFPGDTPAEVFSRVLNEDAPVSHMGKAAATRDLETLCLRCLEKEPARRLSSAGELADELERWQRGEPILSRRVTPGERALRWAQRHPWRVTMFASFLLSLLVGFIVSLLLWRSSEASRAVAEANREEATRLAAAERLSGYVSTVAAALAARERHDFSRARQLLAAAPPEHRGLEWRLLKQLCKGDERALFRLPGGEIPETLAVGPDGCSLAVVTGGGVLHLLRHDGTPLREPRPLPELKNGPDLGRANSLNYHGLQLCSRRATLCLFLSQYAPRLQG; encoded by the coding sequence ATGGAGAAAAGACCCACGATGCCTTGTTCGGCATGCCATTCCTCGCTGGAGGAGGATGGCGTCTGTCTGGCATGCCTGTTTGGCGAGGCGCTGGAGGCCGGGGAAACGACTTCGGTAGAGCCTGTTGGAGAGCATGCTTTCAAGCGTTTCGTTCCGCTGGAGGCGGGGACCTATGGCAAGTTCAAGCTGCGGTGCCAGATCGGGTCCGGGGGGATGGGAGTGATCTGGCAGGCGGAAGAGATCGCTACCCGGCGCGTGGTGGCGTTGAAAATGATCCGCGGCTTCATGTTCGCCACAGAAGCGGAACGCCAGCGCTTCCAGACGGAGACGACGGCGATTGCGCAGTTGGATCACCCTCACATAGTGCCGATTTACGAAGTCGGTGAAATCGAAGAGCAGCCGTTCTTCACCATGAAGCTGCTGGGGGGTGGCAATTTATCCCAGCGTTTGGAAGCGGGCACCCTTCCGGCCACGGAGGCAGCACTCATCATGGGGAAACTGGCCAGGGCGGTACAGCATGCCCATGCACACGGCGTGCTGCACCGGGACCTAAAGCCCGGCAATGTCCTTTTCGATCTTGATGGAGAGCCATTTGTGGCGGATTTCGGCCTGGCCAAGCTCGAGCATGCCGAGCAGGGCCTGACCCTGTCCAGTGCCCAGGTAGGCACGCCACACTACATGTCACCGGAGCAGGCACGTGGCGACGTCCGGGACATCACCACGGCGAGTGACGTGTGGGCGCTTGGCGTGATGCTCTACCGGATGCTCACAGGGCGGCTGCCATTTCCGGGCGATACTCCGGCAGAGGTCTTCAGCCGGGTGCTGAATGAGGATGCCCCGGTGTCACACATGGGGAAGGCGGCGGCGACGCGTGATCTGGAGACGCTCTGTCTGCGGTGCTTGGAGAAGGAGCCAGCACGACGTTTGTCCAGCGCCGGAGAGTTGGCCGATGAGTTGGAGCGGTGGCAGCGTGGCGAGCCGATCCTATCCCGACGGGTGACGCCCGGCGAGCGAGCCCTGCGCTGGGCGCAGCGTCACCCATGGCGGGTGACGATGTTCGCCAGCTTCCTGCTTTCCCTGCTGGTCGGCTTCATCGTCAGCTTGCTATTGTGGAGAAGCTCGGAGGCGAGCCGCGCGGTCGCGGAAGCCAACCGGGAAGAAGCCACCCGCCTGGCTGCTGCGGAGCGCCTCTCGGGATACGTCTCCACCGTGGCGGCAGCACTGGCGGCCCGGGAACGGCACGATTTCTCCCGAGCGCGTCAATTGCTCGCCGCCGCGCCGCCGGAGCATCGCGGGTTGGAATGGCGGCTCCTGAAACAGCTATGCAAGGGGGATGAGCGCGCGCTATTCCGTCTTCCCGGCGGCGAGATCCCCGAGACGCTGGCGGTGGGGCCGGATGGGTGCTCGCTAGCCGTCGTCACCGGCGGCGGTGTGCTTCATCTCCTGCGGCATGACGGCACTCCCCTGCGGGAGCCGCGTCCATTGCCCGAACTGAAAAACGGGCCGGACCTCGGCAGGGCCAACTCGCTGAACTACCACGGCCTGCAACTATGCTCCCGACGGGCGACACTTTGTCTGTTCCTTTCGCAATACGCTCCGCGTCTTCAAGGCTGA